The proteins below come from a single Rhodococcus sp. WMMA185 genomic window:
- a CDS encoding DNA polymerase IV → MSAPTTRRWVLHVDLDQFIAAVEVLRNPDLLGRPVVVGGRGDPTERGVVSTASYEAREFGVVSGTPLRTAARRIPDAVFLPVDAEAYSAVSAVVMDTLRTLGVVVEVMGWDEAFLDVETSDPESFAETVHDTVLDATGLHCSVGIGDNKLRAKIATDLGKPRGIFRLTEENWFAVMGARSPEALWGIGRKTSKKLAALGIFTVQQLAEAPDRELAAVLGPNMGPWYARIARGIDHSAVSAEPWVAKSHSRETTFQQNLVDLPSITEHVRRLADRVREDIIAENRPAVRVTVKVRYAPFDTHTASMPITDPTFDADVIADSAAALVDRFDHGREVRLLGVRLEMAPPT, encoded by the coding sequence ATGAGCGCTCCGACTACTCGTCGGTGGGTCCTTCATGTCGATCTCGACCAGTTCATTGCCGCTGTCGAGGTTCTACGCAACCCTGACCTGTTGGGACGTCCTGTTGTGGTGGGTGGTCGCGGAGACCCCACCGAGCGCGGCGTGGTTTCGACGGCGTCGTACGAAGCGCGCGAGTTCGGTGTGGTTTCCGGAACGCCGTTGCGAACCGCTGCACGCAGGATCCCCGACGCGGTATTTCTCCCCGTCGATGCCGAGGCCTACAGCGCGGTGTCGGCGGTCGTGATGGACACTTTGCGGACGCTGGGTGTCGTCGTTGAAGTGATGGGCTGGGACGAGGCGTTTCTCGACGTCGAGACCAGTGACCCGGAATCGTTCGCCGAAACGGTCCACGACACCGTCTTGGACGCGACCGGTCTTCACTGCTCGGTGGGTATCGGTGACAACAAGTTGCGCGCCAAGATTGCGACCGATCTCGGTAAGCCTCGGGGTATTTTTCGGCTCACTGAGGAGAATTGGTTTGCCGTCATGGGGGCGCGTAGCCCCGAGGCGCTGTGGGGAATCGGTAGAAAGACCTCGAAAAAGCTTGCTGCTCTAGGTATTTTTACGGTCCAGCAGTTGGCGGAAGCCCCCGATCGTGAATTGGCAGCGGTCCTCGGTCCGAACATGGGCCCCTGGTACGCCAGGATCGCGCGAGGAATAGATCATTCAGCGGTTTCGGCCGAGCCCTGGGTCGCGAAGTCGCACAGTCGTGAGACCACGTTTCAACAGAACCTCGTGGACCTTCCGTCGATCACCGAGCACGTCCGCCGTTTGGCAGATCGCGTCAGGGAGGACATCATCGCCGAGAACCGTCCGGCAGTGCGTGTGACGGTGAAGGTGCGCTACGCCCCTTTCGATACCCACACGGCGAGTATGCCGATAACAGATCCGACATTCGACGCGGACGTGATCGCCGATAGTGCAGCGGCCCTGGTCGATCGATTCGATCACGGGCGAGAGGTTCGGCTCCTCGGAGTGCGGCTGGAAATGGCGCCGCCTACGTGA
- a CDS encoding metal ABC transporter ATP-binding protein, protein MTDAIRVRDVTVHYGEVLALQDVSLTVARGGVCGVIGMNGSGKSTLFKTIMGLVVPDTGTVTIDGRSPSQARGSGVIGYVPQSEDVDWSFPLTVRDVVMTGRYGRMGFTRRPRRADRDAVEYALDRVELTDLADRQIGQLSGGQKKRAFVARGIAQGATILLLDEPFAGVDKRSEATITRLLREMAADGATVLVSTHDLHALPQLADEAVLLMRTVLMHGSCDEVLLPENLARAFGLDVMEQGRNHR, encoded by the coding sequence GTGACGGATGCGATCCGCGTGCGGGATGTCACCGTTCACTACGGCGAGGTCCTCGCCTTGCAAGATGTCTCCCTGACGGTTGCACGCGGCGGCGTGTGTGGCGTGATCGGGATGAACGGCTCCGGCAAGTCGACCCTGTTCAAGACGATCATGGGACTGGTCGTGCCCGACACCGGAACAGTGACGATCGACGGTCGATCCCCCTCACAGGCACGCGGATCCGGGGTGATCGGCTACGTCCCCCAGAGCGAGGACGTGGACTGGTCCTTCCCACTGACGGTGCGGGATGTGGTGATGACAGGCCGGTACGGCCGGATGGGATTCACGCGCCGGCCTCGCCGGGCCGATCGCGACGCCGTCGAATACGCTCTCGACCGCGTGGAGTTGACCGACTTGGCGGACCGCCAGATCGGTCAACTCTCGGGCGGGCAGAAGAAACGCGCCTTCGTCGCACGTGGCATCGCCCAGGGTGCCACCATTCTGTTGCTGGACGAACCGTTCGCCGGCGTCGACAAACGCAGCGAGGCAACGATCACCCGGCTGCTGCGCGAGATGGCCGCCGACGGCGCCACGGTGCTGGTATCGACGCACGACCTGCACGCGCTACCACAACTCGCCGACGAGGCTGTCCTGCTGATGCGAACCGTGCTGATGCATGGCAGCTGCGACGAGGTGCTGCTGCCGGAGAATCTCGCTCGCGCTTTCGGGCTGGATGTCATGGAGCAAGGACGGAACCACCGATGA
- a CDS encoding toxic anion resistance protein: MSDLDLGSTSAPAAPAASAGNALVLTPPAPVVVVKQEEAAGAIALDDGKQGELRTKATAFANELVAMDMRSPDFANKIDSITTMGNNEMRASAGVANRILERPAAGVRAAKGRQGDDAQTRVSNTLLDLRNTVTELDPGRAELSGAKKLLKFLPGGNKIDRYFARYQSSQAHLNSIIKALDSGQDELRKDNASIETEKANMWNMMAKLTEYNKLAEALESAVEQKVAELEASGSTENANTLRSDALFAIRQRRQDLMTQMTVNVQGYMALDLVRRNNLELIKGVDRAQTTTITALRTAIIVAQALSRQKLVLDQISALNTTTSNLIESTSNQLRMQGAEINQQAASSMVDVQKLQAAFDNVFQTMDAVDTFRAQAVDSMAETVTALEGQIERAKPYLERMQRGTADTAGQIGN; this comes from the coding sequence ATGTCCGACCTCGACCTCGGTTCCACTTCGGCGCCCGCAGCTCCGGCTGCGTCGGCCGGCAACGCGCTCGTGTTGACCCCTCCTGCCCCCGTTGTGGTCGTCAAGCAGGAGGAGGCCGCAGGCGCGATTGCGCTCGACGACGGCAAGCAGGGTGAGTTGCGGACCAAGGCAACCGCATTCGCCAATGAGCTCGTCGCCATGGACATGCGATCTCCGGACTTCGCCAACAAGATCGACTCGATCACCACGATGGGCAACAACGAGATGCGCGCCTCCGCAGGTGTGGCGAATCGCATTCTCGAACGCCCCGCCGCGGGCGTGCGGGCAGCGAAGGGGCGTCAAGGTGACGATGCCCAGACCCGAGTCAGCAACACTCTGCTCGATCTGCGTAACACCGTCACCGAGCTCGATCCGGGGCGCGCAGAGCTCAGTGGCGCAAAGAAGCTTCTCAAGTTCCTTCCCGGCGGCAACAAGATAGATCGGTACTTCGCCCGCTATCAGTCCTCGCAGGCGCACCTGAACTCGATTATCAAGGCCCTGGACTCCGGTCAGGACGAGCTACGCAAAGACAATGCCAGCATCGAGACAGAGAAGGCCAACATGTGGAACATGATGGCCAAACTGACCGAGTACAACAAGCTCGCCGAGGCCCTCGAGAGCGCGGTCGAACAGAAGGTTGCCGAGCTCGAGGCATCCGGAAGCACCGAGAATGCGAACACGTTGCGTTCCGACGCATTGTTCGCGATCCGCCAGCGTCGTCAAGACCTCATGACGCAGATGACGGTCAACGTGCAGGGCTACATGGCCTTGGACCTCGTGCGGCGCAACAACCTCGAGCTGATCAAGGGTGTGGATCGTGCACAGACGACCACGATCACCGCGCTTCGTACTGCGATCATCGTCGCCCAGGCGTTGTCTCGGCAGAAGCTGGTGCTCGATCAGATCAGCGCACTCAATACCACGACGTCCAATCTGATCGAGTCGACCTCGAACCAGCTGCGGATGCAGGGCGCAGAGATCAACCAGCAGGCAGCCAGCAGCATGGTCGACGTCCAGAAGCTTCAGGCAGCGTTCGACAACGTCTTCCAGACGATGGATGCGGTCGATACGTTCCGTGCCCAGGCTGTCGATTCCATGGCCGAGACAGTGACTGCGCTCGAAGGTCAGATCGAGCGCGCGAAGCCTTACCTCGAGCGGATGCAGCGTGGAACGGCGGACACGGCAGGACAGATCGGCAACTGA
- a CDS encoding TerD family protein: MTSVMRRGANVELTREIPDLTGLVLGVSWDAGGESPLHDNLVMATILCGADGKALSGDHFVFFNQLSSPELSAVQLEQALGGDQEQVEIDLSAVPDAVARLVVVLYLNEGSARRRALGQLRKCELRVLNLAGNAELVRSEDFAPLLSNETAMALGEVYRYKNGWKFKVIGQGYDNGILGIAQDYGIPL, from the coding sequence ATGACCAGCGTCATGCGTAGGGGAGCGAATGTTGAACTCACCAGAGAGATCCCAGATCTGACAGGTTTGGTTCTGGGCGTCAGCTGGGATGCGGGAGGGGAGTCGCCCCTTCACGACAATCTCGTGATGGCCACGATTCTGTGCGGCGCGGACGGAAAGGCGCTGTCCGGAGATCACTTCGTCTTCTTCAATCAACTCAGCTCCCCGGAGCTGTCTGCTGTGCAACTCGAGCAAGCCCTCGGGGGCGATCAGGAGCAGGTAGAAATCGACCTGTCAGCAGTACCTGATGCCGTGGCACGACTCGTCGTCGTGCTCTACCTCAACGAGGGCTCGGCCCGGCGTCGCGCGCTCGGTCAACTCCGCAAGTGTGAGTTGCGAGTTCTCAACCTCGCAGGAAACGCCGAACTCGTGCGCTCGGAAGACTTCGCTCCACTGCTCTCCAACGAAACGGCAATGGCGCTGGGCGAGGTATATCGATACAAGAACGGTTGGAAGTTCAAGGTCATCGGCCAGGGCTACGACAACGGAATCCTAGGTATCGCGCAAGACTACGGAATCCCGCTGTGA
- a CDS encoding aldehyde dehydrogenase family protein, with product MSTSEPSTSDHGATSSTPDAVSAHPDVDAALVDLAEGEKTWGALSLADHGRLLDKVRDLAVRNAEAWVDAAVEIKGLDPKSALVGEEWMSGPYPLAISAAALSASLAKLDAGTSPLDDATFGTGPGGRVTVKVLPLDIFDTLLLSGFSAEVWLQEGIDRATAQHDAGLAQRNPSRTQGVGVVLGAGNITSIAPLDTLYELIAHNRVVALKLNPITDPLLPVLERVLEPLISIGAVRILTGGADVGTYLVHHALVDHVHMTGSALTHDAIVFGTGEEGARRKAANEPILDKPISSELGGVSPTIVLPGEWSSADIKFQAEHVATQRLHNGGYNCVASQAVIVSSEWKQRDQFVSALRDALDRAPDRSPYYPGSDSRVAGATEKFPSATHLGKNGGRVLVTDLDLDQYTPLLQTEYFAPVLGVIDLPYGGAEFATRAADLANDDFAGTLGINIIAAPKTIRSMGSQFESLLERLRYGTIAINAWTAVGYLTPSATWGAFPGHTIDDVQSGIGVVHNALLIDRPERTIVRGPFRPSPRSVLGGEMSISPKPPWFVNNRTAATTARLLTGFAGSRSWTRLPAIFASALRG from the coding sequence GTGAGCACGTCAGAACCGAGTACATCAGACCACGGGGCCACCTCTTCGACACCCGATGCCGTCTCGGCCCACCCCGACGTCGATGCCGCACTCGTCGACCTCGCGGAAGGAGAGAAGACATGGGGCGCCCTTTCGCTGGCGGATCACGGGCGATTGCTCGACAAAGTGCGCGACCTCGCAGTGCGGAACGCCGAAGCCTGGGTGGACGCCGCAGTGGAGATCAAGGGTCTGGACCCCAAGTCTGCGCTGGTCGGTGAGGAATGGATGTCGGGGCCGTACCCGCTTGCCATCAGTGCCGCGGCATTGTCTGCAAGCTTGGCGAAACTGGACGCCGGAACCAGTCCGCTCGACGACGCCACATTCGGCACAGGGCCCGGCGGCCGCGTCACCGTCAAGGTCCTGCCGCTCGACATCTTCGACACGCTGCTCCTCAGCGGCTTCAGCGCTGAAGTCTGGCTGCAGGAGGGAATCGATCGTGCGACCGCGCAGCACGATGCCGGACTGGCCCAGCGCAACCCCTCACGGACACAGGGGGTCGGTGTCGTTCTCGGCGCAGGGAACATCACGTCGATCGCACCACTCGACACCCTGTACGAGCTGATCGCGCACAACCGTGTGGTCGCACTCAAACTCAACCCCATCACAGATCCGCTGCTTCCCGTCCTGGAACGCGTTCTGGAACCGCTGATTTCGATCGGGGCGGTCCGAATATTGACCGGCGGTGCGGACGTCGGGACGTATCTGGTGCACCATGCCCTCGTGGACCACGTCCACATGACCGGCAGCGCGCTCACCCACGATGCCATCGTGTTCGGCACCGGCGAAGAGGGTGCTCGCCGCAAGGCAGCGAACGAACCCATTCTCGACAAGCCCATCTCCAGCGAGCTCGGCGGTGTCTCACCGACCATCGTGTTGCCCGGCGAATGGAGCAGTGCCGACATCAAGTTCCAGGCCGAGCACGTGGCCACGCAACGATTGCACAACGGCGGCTACAACTGCGTCGCGTCGCAGGCCGTGATCGTTTCGTCCGAATGGAAACAGCGGGACCAGTTCGTGTCCGCCCTGCGTGACGCTCTCGATCGGGCCCCTGACCGCTCCCCCTACTATCCCGGAAGTGATTCCCGCGTAGCCGGTGCCACCGAGAAGTTTCCGTCGGCGACGCACCTGGGGAAGAACGGCGGGCGGGTTCTGGTCACGGATCTGGACCTCGACCAGTACACACCACTTCTTCAGACGGAGTATTTTGCCCCGGTGCTGGGTGTGATCGATCTTCCTTATGGGGGCGCCGAGTTCGCCACGCGGGCAGCTGACCTGGCGAACGACGATTTCGCCGGTACCCTCGGAATCAATATCATTGCCGCACCCAAGACCATCCGTTCGATGGGTTCGCAGTTCGAGTCACTTCTCGAACGCCTGCGGTACGGGACCATCGCCATCAATGCGTGGACGGCGGTCGGATACCTCACCCCCAGCGCGACCTGGGGGGCGTTCCCGGGGCACACCATCGACGACGTCCAGAGCGGGATCGGAGTGGTGCACAACGCGCTCCTCATCGACCGCCCCGAACGCACAATCGTGCGCGGCCCCTTCCGGCCGTCCCCCCGGTCGGTCTTGGGCGGCGAGATGTCCATCTCCCCTAAGCCGCCATGGTTCGTGAACAACCGTACTGCTGCCACGACCGCCCGTCTGCTGACAGGATTTGCCGGTTCCCGTTCATGGACTCGACTTCCGGCGATCTTTGCGTCTGCCCTTCGCGGATGA
- a CDS encoding TerD family protein, whose translation MSVSLSKGQQVSLTKPSGSSLTQVRMGLGWDAAKKRGFFGGLKNQSIDLDASALLFDAADNLVDQVWFRQLQSKDKSVLHTGDNLTGAGDGDDESIKVDLQRMHPSITTIVFTVNSFTGQNFSQVENAFCRLIDETTETEIARYTLTGSGPHTAQIMAKVSRDGQSWSMTAIGAPATGRTFKELLPAIVALL comes from the coding sequence GTGAGCGTGAGCTTGAGCAAGGGCCAGCAAGTTTCTCTGACCAAACCGAGCGGTTCATCCTTGACCCAGGTGCGTATGGGTCTCGGTTGGGACGCTGCGAAGAAGCGGGGCTTCTTCGGAGGTTTGAAGAACCAGTCGATCGACTTGGATGCCTCGGCGTTGCTGTTCGATGCCGCCGACAACTTGGTGGATCAGGTGTGGTTCCGGCAGCTTCAGAGCAAGGACAAATCAGTCCTGCATACCGGCGACAACCTCACCGGCGCCGGCGATGGAGACGACGAATCGATCAAGGTTGACTTGCAGCGCATGCATCCTTCGATCACGACGATCGTCTTCACTGTCAATTCCTTTACGGGCCAGAACTTCTCGCAGGTCGAAAATGCCTTCTGCAGATTGATCGACGAGACGACGGAGACGGAGATCGCGCGGTACACGCTGACCGGATCAGGTCCCCATACCGCCCAGATCATGGCGAAGGTTTCCCGGGACGGCCAGAGTTGGTCGATGACCGCGATCGGTGCTCCCGCTACCGGACGTACCTTCAAAGAACTGCTACCGGCAATCGTGGCTCTCTTGTAG
- a CDS encoding TerD family protein, with product MGVTLAKGGNVSLTKAAPGLKAVLVGLGWDARTTSGSDFDLDASALLLNESGKVLSDQHFVFYGNLVSPDGTVEHTGDNLTGEGEGDDESIKVDLMSVPGDVARIVIAVSIYEARERSQSFGQVSNAYIRVVNQAGNAEIARFDLTEDASTETAMLFGELYRHGGDWKFRAVGQGYETGLAGVARDFGVNVA from the coding sequence ATGGGAGTCACCCTGGCCAAGGGAGGAAATGTCTCTCTGACCAAAGCAGCCCCGGGTCTGAAGGCGGTGCTGGTCGGCCTCGGTTGGGATGCGCGCACCACGAGTGGGTCGGACTTCGATCTGGATGCAAGCGCGTTGCTGCTGAATGAATCGGGGAAGGTTCTGTCCGATCAGCACTTCGTCTTCTACGGCAATCTCGTGAGCCCGGACGGCACAGTCGAGCACACAGGGGACAACCTCACTGGTGAAGGTGAAGGCGACGACGAGTCGATCAAGGTCGATCTGATGTCCGTGCCGGGCGATGTCGCCAGAATTGTCATTGCCGTTTCGATCTATGAGGCCCGCGAACGCAGCCAGTCGTTCGGGCAGGTCAGTAACGCCTACATCCGCGTGGTGAACCAAGCTGGCAATGCCGAAATCGCGCGGTTCGACCTCACGGAGGACGCATCGACCGAGACGGCGATGTTGTTCGGCGAGCTCTACCGCCACGGGGGCGACTGGAAATTCCGGGCCGTCGGTCAGGGGTACGAGACCGGGCTGGCGGGAGTTGCCCGTGACTTCGGCGTCAACGTTGCTTGA
- a CDS encoding metal ABC transporter permease, which yields MSVVDFFLDPLRYEFMVRALATTVIASVVCAMLSCWLVLIGWSLMGDAVSHAVLPGVVLAYIVGAPFALGAVIFGFLAVALIGAVRSTSRVKEDAAIGIVFTTLFALGLVMISVTPSQTDLNHIIFGNLLGVSRSDLLQVAILAAIVFAALTLKRRDFTLYAFDPTHAHAIGLNPRLLGAALLGLLALTAVVALQAVGVVLIVAMLIIPGATAYLLTDRFERMLVIAPVLAAACSVVGLYASYHLDTASGGMVVLAQGIAFAMVYLFSPRHGLVGTRVIARRRRLARR from the coding sequence ATGAGCGTCGTCGACTTTTTCCTCGATCCCCTTCGCTACGAGTTCATGGTCCGCGCGCTTGCCACCACCGTAATCGCCTCGGTTGTGTGCGCGATGCTCTCGTGCTGGCTGGTGCTCATCGGCTGGTCCCTCATGGGTGATGCCGTCTCGCACGCCGTGCTGCCCGGGGTGGTGCTCGCCTACATCGTCGGAGCACCGTTCGCGCTCGGAGCAGTGATCTTCGGGTTCCTAGCCGTCGCACTGATCGGCGCCGTCCGCAGCACCAGCCGGGTGAAGGAGGACGCGGCGATCGGCATCGTGTTCACGACCTTGTTTGCGCTCGGCCTCGTCATGATCTCGGTGACCCCGAGCCAGACCGACCTGAACCACATCATCTTCGGAAACCTGCTCGGCGTTTCACGCTCGGACCTGCTCCAAGTGGCGATCCTGGCCGCAATCGTCTTCGCGGCCCTGACACTCAAGCGCCGAGACTTCACGTTGTACGCATTCGATCCGACCCACGCCCACGCGATCGGCCTGAATCCGCGCCTCCTCGGGGCGGCGCTGCTCGGTCTGCTCGCGCTGACCGCGGTCGTCGCACTGCAGGCGGTCGGCGTCGTACTGATCGTCGCGATGCTGATCATCCCCGGCGCCACCGCCTACCTGCTCACAGACCGATTCGAACGCATGCTCGTCATAGCGCCGGTCTTGGCGGCGGCGTGCTCGGTGGTGGGTTTGTACGCGAGTTACCACCTCGACACCGCGTCCGGCGGCATGGTTGTTCTGGCCCAGGGCATCGCCTTCGCGATGGTCTACCTCTTCAGCCCACGGCACGGGCTCGTCGGCACCCGGGTGATCGCCCGCCGCCGTCGACTGGCAAGGCGGTGA
- a CDS encoding MBL fold metallo-hydrolase translates to MDQAAPIGNGIFQIPVPITNNPLGHTFVYAMESPGGLILVDAGWDDENAWNGLTSGLESIGHSVKDVEGVVLTHFHPDHTGLCGRVREASGAWIAMHESDHELFAQISTSFGAEWMTSHKANMMRAGAGPSDLGAFEDIAATNPPVGPASAPDRVLVDNELISLTGRDLRAVYTPGHTPGHVCFYLEHADVMFTGDHILQKTTPHVGNFVYPLEERDALAEFVDSLRRVRAMNITLGLGAHGIPIDDVASRAGELIEHHEERLEHLYRVFGDDQITVWQVAERMKWYKPWADISPVGKGLALSEAAAHLRHLVARDLVAQVPNSEPATFARR, encoded by the coding sequence ATGGACCAGGCGGCACCCATCGGCAACGGGATCTTTCAGATTCCGGTCCCGATCACGAACAACCCTCTCGGTCATACATTCGTGTACGCGATGGAATCGCCCGGCGGTTTGATCCTCGTCGACGCCGGCTGGGATGACGAGAACGCCTGGAACGGCCTCACCTCCGGACTCGAATCCATCGGGCACTCGGTCAAGGATGTGGAAGGCGTGGTACTGACCCACTTTCACCCCGACCACACGGGTCTGTGCGGGCGAGTACGGGAGGCGTCGGGCGCATGGATCGCGATGCACGAATCCGACCACGAGTTGTTCGCACAGATATCGACCAGCTTCGGCGCCGAGTGGATGACCTCCCACAAGGCCAACATGATGCGCGCCGGCGCGGGACCATCGGACCTCGGAGCATTCGAGGACATCGCGGCCACGAATCCTCCCGTCGGTCCCGCCTCCGCACCCGATCGTGTCTTGGTCGACAACGAGCTCATTTCCCTCACCGGCCGTGACCTGCGAGCTGTCTATACGCCCGGACACACCCCCGGCCACGTTTGCTTCTACCTAGAGCACGCCGACGTGATGTTCACCGGCGACCACATCCTGCAGAAGACCACGCCCCACGTCGGGAACTTCGTCTACCCACTCGAGGAGCGAGACGCGCTAGCCGAATTCGTCGACTCGCTGCGTCGTGTTCGGGCCATGAACATCACCCTCGGGCTCGGCGCCCACGGCATTCCGATCGACGATGTCGCGAGCCGGGCAGGCGAGTTGATCGAACACCACGAAGAGCGACTCGAACACCTGTACAGGGTCTTCGGCGATGATCAGATCACCGTGTGGCAGGTTGCCGAGCGCATGAAGTGGTACAAGCCTTGGGCGGACATCTCCCCGGTCGGTAAGGGCTTGGCGCTGTCCGAGGCAGCAGCGCACCTTCGGCACCTCGTGGCCCGCGATCTCGTAGCGCAGGTGCCAAACTCCGAGCCGGCAACCTTCGCTCGGCGCTGA
- a CDS encoding metal ABC transporter substrate-binding protein produces the protein MPNFTRRGRRRISIAALVTAVGLSLSACSTGSAGGEADKPVVLTTFTVLADIAGNVAGDHLQVESITKVGAEIHGYEPTPGDIKKASGADLILDNGLNLEAWFAQFVDGLDVPHVVVSEGIEPVGITEDAYAGLPNPHAWMSPLNVQTYVDNMVTAFSDLDPANSAAYEANGAAYKAQLQQVQDDLVTELATLPPNERALVTCEGAFSYLARDAGLTEKYIWAVNAEQQATPKQIASAIEFVRAQQIPAVFCESTVSDAPMQQVVSATEAEFGGTLYVDSLSEPGGPVPTYLDLIRHDADTIIRGLNGGEQQ, from the coding sequence ATGCCCAACTTTACTAGGCGAGGCCGGCGTCGGATCTCGATCGCCGCGCTGGTCACTGCCGTGGGACTGTCGCTTTCCGCGTGCTCGACGGGCAGTGCCGGAGGCGAGGCAGACAAGCCGGTCGTGCTGACCACGTTCACAGTCCTGGCCGACATCGCCGGCAACGTCGCCGGAGACCATCTCCAGGTCGAGTCGATTACGAAGGTGGGGGCGGAGATTCATGGCTACGAGCCGACACCCGGGGACATCAAGAAGGCGTCCGGAGCCGACCTGATCCTCGACAACGGCCTGAATCTCGAGGCGTGGTTCGCGCAGTTCGTCGACGGCCTCGATGTACCCCACGTCGTCGTCAGCGAGGGCATCGAGCCGGTCGGCATCACCGAGGACGCCTACGCAGGGCTACCGAATCCGCACGCGTGGATGTCCCCGCTCAACGTGCAGACCTATGTCGACAACATGGTGACAGCATTCAGCGACCTCGATCCGGCGAATTCGGCCGCCTACGAGGCGAACGGCGCCGCGTACAAGGCGCAGCTACAGCAGGTGCAGGACGACCTCGTCACCGAACTCGCTACGTTGCCGCCGAACGAGCGAGCACTGGTGACCTGCGAGGGTGCCTTCTCGTACCTGGCGCGCGACGCCGGGCTGACCGAGAAGTACATCTGGGCGGTCAACGCCGAGCAGCAGGCCACACCGAAGCAGATCGCGTCAGCCATCGAGTTCGTTCGGGCACAGCAAATTCCGGCTGTCTTTTGTGAGTCGACAGTGTCGGACGCGCCGATGCAACAGGTCGTTTCGGCCACCGAAGCGGAGTTCGGCGGCACTCTCTACGTCGACTCGCTCTCGGAACCGGGCGGACCCGTTCCGACGTACCTGGATCTGATCCGCCACGACGCCGACACCATCATTCGAGGGCTCAACGGAGGGGAACAGCAGTGA
- a CDS encoding glutamine synthetase family protein, producing the protein MGSHPESFVRDESVIGGDDGGFGPTDRIVGSVVDLAGVARAKVFPMSRLDSFIESGAGASPSWSVYCVDNHTALIPALTVVGDLRLRIHREDVRNLGGGTFWAPACLTEQDGTPSSTCTRTALQRATDRLSAVGVSARIGHEIEFNLFDATSPEEWMSYGLNAVLAQEEFIETLLASASVAGLSIDQIHAEGGLNQFEVSLAPADPISAADNLVLTRVLISRAARERGLRASFAPMAIAGDFGNGAHQHLSFVREGLPILSGGSGLHGLTPYGEAAIAGLVRALPQFVAVLAGSALSHLRLGPGMWAGAFRCWGLENREAAVRMCADTTGNPHGANLEVKPIDSSANPYLSSAAILGAVHAGIVDQLPLPNEVSVNPADPDEEVSVELLPTAPSEMLAELRSSALAQDLFGSLLMEALLTVKGYEYSEYRDKPVEEVTRQLRYAWTC; encoded by the coding sequence ATGGGAAGCCACCCCGAGAGCTTTGTCCGCGACGAGTCCGTGATCGGGGGCGATGATGGCGGCTTCGGCCCCACCGACCGCATCGTCGGCTCGGTCGTCGACCTGGCCGGGGTGGCTCGGGCGAAGGTGTTCCCGATGTCGAGACTGGACTCTTTCATCGAATCCGGTGCGGGCGCTTCACCGTCTTGGAGTGTTTACTGCGTCGACAACCACACCGCGTTGATTCCGGCGTTGACCGTCGTGGGCGATCTGCGCCTGCGGATTCACCGAGAGGACGTGAGGAATCTGGGTGGTGGGACGTTCTGGGCGCCGGCATGCCTGACCGAGCAGGACGGGACACCCTCGAGTACGTGCACCCGGACCGCGTTGCAACGCGCGACGGATCGATTGTCGGCGGTCGGTGTGAGCGCCCGAATCGGGCACGAGATCGAGTTCAATCTCTTCGACGCGACTTCCCCGGAAGAATGGATGTCCTATGGATTGAATGCCGTTCTTGCGCAAGAAGAGTTCATCGAAACTCTACTCGCCTCGGCATCCGTGGCTGGGCTGTCGATCGACCAGATCCATGCTGAGGGAGGGCTCAACCAGTTCGAGGTGTCGCTTGCACCCGCAGATCCCATCAGTGCGGCGGACAACCTGGTTCTCACTCGTGTACTGATCAGCCGGGCTGCACGCGAGAGAGGGCTGCGAGCATCATTCGCACCGATGGCGATCGCGGGCGACTTTGGCAACGGCGCCCATCAGCATTTGTCGTTCGTCCGAGAAGGCCTGCCGATCCTGTCGGGCGGTTCCGGCCTGCACGGGTTGACGCCTTACGGCGAAGCTGCCATCGCCGGGCTCGTGCGCGCCCTGCCTCAGTTCGTTGCGGTCCTGGCGGGATCTGCACTGTCGCACTTGCGATTGGGGCCGGGAATGTGGGCGGGTGCGTTTCGCTGCTGGGGTCTGGAGAACCGCGAAGCAGCCGTGCGGATGTGCGCCGATACCACCGGGAACCCACACGGCGCCAACCTCGAAGTCAAGCCGATCGATTCGTCCGCGAACCCGTACCTGAGCAGCGCCGCGATCCTCGGCGCCGTGCATGCGGGAATCGTTGATCAACTTCCTCTCCCGAACGAAGTGTCGGTCAACCCGGCCGATCCCGACGAAGAGGTCTCGGTCGAACTGCTACCGACCGCGCCGTCGGAGATGCTCGCAGAGCTCCGGTCGTCAGCCCTCGCGCAGGATCTGTTCGGTTCGCTGCTCATGGAGGCCCTCCTCACGGTCAAGGGCTACGAGTACTCCGAGTACCGCGACAAGCCGGTCGAGGAAGTGACACGACAACTCCGGTACGCGTGGACCTGCTGA